In one Polaribacter sp. ALD11 genomic region, the following are encoded:
- a CDS encoding glycosyltransferase family 2 protein, giving the protein MKPIIKVIIPAYNEQDSIANVINDIPKIVEEVIVISNNSTDNTEINAKNAGATVLKENRKGYGYACLKGMDYISKQKTKPEIIVFLDGDYSDYPEQLTELIEPILKDNLDFVIGARVKELREIGSMTPQQIFGNWLATFLMKLFFGAKFTDLGPFRAIKYDKLLALNMEDKTYGWTVEMQLKALKQKLSYKEIPMKYRNRIGVSKVSGTVKGSIFAGVKILGWIFKYSFK; this is encoded by the coding sequence ATGAAACCTATTATAAAAGTTATTATCCCTGCTTACAACGAGCAGGATTCTATTGCAAATGTTATTAATGATATTCCTAAAATTGTAGAAGAAGTTATTGTTATAAGCAATAATTCTACAGACAATACAGAAATTAATGCAAAAAATGCGGGCGCTACTGTTTTAAAAGAAAACAGAAAAGGCTATGGTTATGCTTGTTTAAAAGGGATGGATTACATCAGTAAACAAAAAACAAAACCAGAAATTATCGTTTTTTTAGATGGTGATTACTCTGACTACCCAGAACAATTAACCGAATTGATTGAACCAATACTAAAGGATAATTTAGATTTTGTAATTGGTGCACGTGTAAAAGAATTAAGAGAAATCGGTTCTATGACACCGCAACAAATTTTTGGTAATTGGCTGGCAACCTTTTTAATGAAACTTTTCTTTGGCGCAAAATTTACAGACTTAGGCCCTTTTAGAGCTATAAAATATGATAAATTATTAGCGCTAAATATGGAGGACAAAACCTACGGCTGGACCGTTGAAATGCAATTAAAGGCATTAAAACAAAAATTATCTTACAAAGAAATACCTATGAAATATCGAAATAGAATAGGAGTTTCTAAAGTTTCAGGAACTGTAAAAGGTAGTATCTTTGCAGGCGTAAAAATTTTAGGTTGGATCTTCAAATACAGTTTTAAATAA
- a CDS encoding HAD family hydrolase yields MDLTKVKLVVSDMDGTLLNSKNEVSPLFFEIFKKLQQQNILFCAASGRQYNSIVDKLATIKNEIFVIAENGAIAKKGNRLLLLKSLNKKKVTTILPVLRNIDGANIVLCTQKNAYIESKDQKFIKLFQEYYHSFEIVDDLMEITKTTPILKIAVFHFSSSEEFIYPELKHLKGDYLLKVSGQNWLDVSEGNANKGNALREVQQLLNISKEETMVFGDYHNDIEMLQEADFSFSMGNAHKDITEIANYATESNDNFGVERVLEKLVSPR; encoded by the coding sequence ATGGATTTAACTAAAGTAAAGTTGGTTGTTTCTGACATGGATGGAACACTACTAAACTCTAAAAACGAAGTCAGCCCGCTTTTTTTTGAAATTTTTAAAAAACTACAACAGCAAAACATACTTTTTTGCGCTGCAAGTGGCAGACAATACAATAGTATTGTAGACAAGTTAGCGACAATTAAAAACGAAATTTTTGTAATTGCAGAAAATGGTGCCATTGCTAAAAAGGGAAATCGCCTTTTACTCTTAAAGTCTTTAAACAAAAAAAAAGTTACAACAATACTTCCGGTTTTAAGAAATATTGATGGTGCTAATATTGTTTTATGCACTCAAAAAAATGCTTATATAGAAAGTAAAGATCAAAAATTTATCAAATTATTTCAAGAATATTATCATAGTTTTGAAATTGTTGATGATTTAATGGAAATAACTAAAACAACTCCAATTCTAAAAATAGCCGTATTTCATTTTTCTTCTTCTGAAGAGTTTATTTATCCGGAATTAAAACACTTAAAAGGCGATTATTTACTAAAAGTCTCTGGGCAGAATTGGTTAGATGTTTCAGAAGGTAACGCCAATAAAGGAAATGCTTTAAGAGAAGTACAGCAACTTTTAAATATTTCTAAAGAAGAAACTATGGTTTTTGGTGATTACCATAATGACATCGAAATGTTACAAGAAGCAGATTTTAGTTTTTCTATGGGAAATGCGCATAAAGACATTACAGAAATTGCAAATTATGCTACAGAAAGTAATGATAATTTTGGCGTAGAACGTGTTTTAGAAAAATTGGTTTCGCCTAGATAG
- a CDS encoding cellulose synthase family protein has product MILEYIIIFIYSIALLLIFMYALAQLNLLLNYLKARKKIDTSEKFDFSNSEEIPFVTIQLPVYNELYVMKRLLKNIAKLEYPIDKLEIQVLDDSTDESIETTAKHIKQIKEKGIDIQHIRRDNRKGFKAGALKEGLKTAKGEFIVIFDADFLPQKEWLFQTVPYFKDDEIGVVQTRWGHINRDYSTLTKIQAFALDAHFTLEQVGRNSKGHFINFNGTAGVWRKECIYDAGNWEGDTLTEDLDLSYRAQLKNWKFKYLENVETPAELPVIISAARSQQFRWNKGGAENFQKMMKRVIKSENVSFKTKIHSLLHLLNSSMFTCIFLVAVLSIPMLYIKNEYTHLKIYFYVMSFFVISSLIFFVCYWYMYKNSYGGGIKNFFKYIGAFFTFFSIAMGFSLHNTVAVLEGHFGKKSEFVRTPKFNIKTIKDGWKNNKYIKKKPSVHVILEGILALYFVFGMYSAFVVGNEGGDFGLFPFHFMLFIGFSYVFFKSVFSKA; this is encoded by the coding sequence ATGATTTTAGAATACATCATCATCTTTATATATTCTATTGCTCTTTTGCTTATTTTTATGTATGCATTGGCGCAATTAAACTTGCTTTTAAATTATTTAAAAGCAAGAAAAAAAATAGATACTTCAGAGAAATTCGATTTTTCAAATTCAGAAGAAATTCCTTTTGTAACCATACAATTACCCGTTTATAATGAGTTGTACGTAATGAAGCGTTTGCTTAAAAACATTGCGAAACTAGAATATCCAATAGATAAATTAGAAATACAGGTTTTAGATGACTCTACAGATGAGTCTATTGAAACAACTGCAAAACATATTAAACAAATTAAAGAAAAAGGAATTGATATACAACATATTAGAAGAGACAACAGAAAAGGTTTTAAAGCTGGTGCTTTAAAAGAAGGTTTAAAAACAGCAAAAGGTGAATTTATTGTCATTTTTGATGCTGATTTTTTACCACAAAAGGAGTGGTTGTTTCAAACAGTGCCATATTTTAAAGATGATGAAATTGGCGTTGTACAAACTCGCTGGGGACATATAAATAGAGATTACTCTACACTTACCAAAATTCAAGCTTTTGCTTTAGATGCCCATTTTACATTAGAACAAGTAGGCAGAAATAGTAAAGGACACTTTATTAATTTTAATGGAACAGCTGGTGTTTGGCGTAAAGAGTGTATTTATGACGCTGGTAATTGGGAAGGAGACACACTAACAGAAGACTTAGATTTAAGCTATAGAGCACAACTTAAAAACTGGAAATTTAAATATTTAGAAAATGTAGAAACACCTGCAGAACTACCTGTTATTATTAGTGCTGCAAGGTCGCAACAATTTAGGTGGAACAAAGGTGGTGCAGAGAATTTTCAAAAGATGATGAAACGCGTTATTAAAAGCGAAAATGTTTCTTTTAAGACTAAAATACACAGTTTACTGCATCTTTTAAATAGCTCTATGTTTACCTGTATTTTTTTAGTTGCGGTTTTAAGCATACCAATGTTGTATATTAAAAATGAATATACTCATTTAAAAATCTATTTTTATGTAATGAGTTTTTTCGTAATAAGCTCGCTCATTTTCTTTGTTTGCTACTGGTATATGTATAAGAACAGTTACGGTGGCGGTATTAAAAACTTCTTTAAGTACATTGGTGCTTTTTTTACCTTTTTCTCTATCGCAATGGGCTTTTCCCTGCACAATACCGTTGCAGTTTTAGAAGGTCATTTTGGTAAAAAAAGCGAATTTGTAAGAACGCCAAAATTCAATATTAAAACAATAAAAGACGGCTGGAAAAACAATAAATACATTAAGAAAAAACCTTCTGTTCATGTAATTTTAGAAGGTATCTTAGCTCTTTATTTTGTCTTTGGAATGTACAGCGCATTTGTGGTTGGTAATGAAGGTGGAGATTTCGGTCTTTTCCCATTCCACTTTATGCTTTTTATAGGTTTTAGTTATGTCTTTTTTAAATCTGTATTCTCTAAAGCATAA
- a CDS encoding DUF2797 domain-containing protein yields MIYQGVLKKMMTENADEIQYYLDMKTDFLNMNQLLNKEISLNFVTYECLSCHLEKQVYRQGFCKSCFFDAPNAGDWIMRPELSKAHLDEEDRDLTYEKAVQLQPHIVYLANSGNVKVGVTRKTQVPTRWIDQGAHEAIEIVEVPNRYLAGITEVALKDHVGDKTNWRKMLKNDIEDVNLVEWREKLKEFIPEEAKEYFIENNSETNLKFPVLKYPLKPKSLNLIKTPTYKGKLIGIKGQYLIFEDETVFNVRSNEGLVVSVEV; encoded by the coding sequence ATGATTTACCAAGGAGTTTTAAAAAAAATGATGACCGAAAATGCTGATGAAATTCAGTATTATTTAGATATGAAAACTGATTTTTTAAACATGAATCAGTTACTAAATAAAGAGATTTCTTTAAACTTTGTAACGTATGAATGTCTAAGCTGCCATTTGGAAAAACAAGTTTACAGACAGGGTTTTTGCAAATCTTGTTTTTTTGATGCACCGAATGCTGGTGATTGGATTATGCGACCAGAATTAAGTAAAGCGCATTTAGATGAAGAGGATAGAGATTTAACGTATGAAAAAGCGGTTCAATTACAACCGCATATTGTCTACTTAGCCAATTCTGGTAATGTAAAAGTAGGCGTAACAAGAAAAACACAAGTACCAACACGTTGGATAGACCAAGGTGCGCACGAAGCAATTGAAATAGTGGAAGTACCTAACAGATATTTGGCGGGAATTACAGAAGTTGCTTTAAAAGATCACGTGGGCGATAAAACCAATTGGCGTAAAATGTTAAAGAATGATATTGAAGATGTAAACTTGGTGGAGTGGAGAGAAAAATTGAAAGAATTTATACCAGAGGAAGCTAAAGAGTATTTTATTGAGAATAATTCTGAAACGAATTTAAAGTTTCCTGTTTTAAAGTATCCATTGAAACCTAAAAGTTTGAATTTAATAAAAACACCAACTTACAAAGGAAAACTTATTGGAATAAAAGGACAGTATCTAATTTTTGAAGATGAAACTGTTTTTAATGTAAGAAGTAATGAAGGTTTGGTGGTTTCTGTAGAGGTTTAG
- a CDS encoding toxin-antitoxin system YwqK family antitoxin, whose amino-acid sequence MSQKKYHKEYYKNGQIKEEGWLRNNQKNSYWKYYYRNGNIQKEGRFKDDLETKYWYFYSQNSTVKKEGHFKKGVKNNWWLFYDKDGFIDHKCQLKNNKKNGYCLMYKKQQLIKASKFKNGKKIKEWTDFSSFKNENSLNDLR is encoded by the coding sequence TTGTCTCAAAAAAAATACCATAAAGAGTATTATAAAAACGGACAAATAAAAGAAGAAGGTTGGTTAAGAAACAATCAAAAAAATTCTTATTGGAAGTATTACTATAGAAACGGAAACATCCAAAAAGAAGGTAGGTTTAAAGACGATTTAGAAACAAAATATTGGTATTTTTACAGCCAAAATTCAACAGTAAAAAAAGAAGGCCATTTTAAAAAAGGAGTTAAGAATAATTGGTGGTTATTTTATGATAAAGACGGATTTATAGATCATAAATGTCAATTAAAAAACAATAAAAAAAACGGTTATTGTTTGATGTATAAAAAACAGCAATTAATAAAAGCTTCAAAATTTAAAAATGGTAAAAAAATAAAAGAATGGACAGACTTTTCATCCTTTAAGAATGAAAATAGTCTAAATGATTTAAGATAA
- a CDS encoding mannosyltransferase yields the protein MAFFKKYSSIFTIIASVVLYFVFAYFLERTEFYTLCLLWFSLFVGFYILIKNENISFTTLAGVAILFRLVFLFSIPNLSQDFYRFIWDGRMILNGFNPYLSFPETFITQNLRPVSEASILYEGMGELNGSHYTNYPPLNQLCFFIAAIFANKSIFSSVVVLRILIILADLGIIYFGKKLLEKLNLPIKNIFWYVLNPFIIIEMTGNLHFEPVMLFFLVWALYKLQQQKWVWAAILIACSVSVKLIPLLFLPLFFQWFIGRSKTSLISKTCEVSKLALFYIIIFSITILLFLPFYSSELIANYANSVGLWFRNFEFNASFYYILREIGYLFRGYNEIAIIGKVTPILTILFLIYLTFFRKNKTTIQLITAMLFGLCFYYFTATTVHPWYLATPLILCVFTNYKFPVIWSLVIILTYQAYANNPWKENLWFVFIEYLILFTFLIYEVFHQHRMKKL from the coding sequence ATGGCTTTTTTTAAAAAATATAGCAGCATTTTTACAATTATAGCAAGTGTAGTACTTTATTTTGTCTTTGCTTATTTTCTAGAAAGAACCGAATTTTACACGCTTTGCTTGTTATGGTTTTCTTTGTTTGTTGGTTTTTATATATTGATAAAAAACGAAAATATTTCGTTTACTACATTGGCTGGAGTTGCCATCTTATTTAGACTTGTTTTCTTATTTTCAATACCCAACTTATCACAAGATTTTTACCGATTTATTTGGGATGGACGCATGATTTTAAATGGATTTAACCCATATTTATCATTCCCAGAAACTTTTATTACACAAAATCTACGGCCAGTTTCAGAAGCTTCAATATTGTATGAAGGTATGGGAGAGTTAAACGGAAGCCATTATACCAATTATCCACCATTAAATCAATTATGCTTTTTTATAGCCGCTATTTTTGCCAATAAAAGTATTTTTAGTTCTGTAGTCGTACTTAGAATACTCATTATTTTAGCCGATTTGGGTATTATATACTTCGGAAAAAAGTTGTTAGAAAAATTAAACCTACCAATTAAAAATATCTTTTGGTATGTTTTAAATCCGTTTATAATTATAGAAATGACAGGTAATTTACACTTCGAACCTGTCATGCTATTTTTCTTAGTTTGGGCACTTTACAAACTACAGCAACAAAAATGGGTGTGGGCAGCCATCTTAATCGCCTGTTCTGTTTCGGTAAAATTAATTCCGTTGCTATTTTTACCCTTGTTTTTTCAATGGTTTATTGGCCGAAGCAAAACCTCACTGATTTCCAAAACCTGTGAGGTCTCTAAACTAGCTTTATTCTATATAATTATCTTCTCTATAACAATTCTTTTGTTTCTCCCCTTTTACTCCTCAGAATTAATTGCAAACTATGCTAATTCTGTAGGCTTGTGGTTTCGAAATTTTGAATTTAATGCAAGTTTTTATTATATTTTAAGAGAAATTGGCTACTTATTTAGAGGGTATAATGAGATTGCTATTATTGGTAAAGTAACTCCTATTTTAACCATACTATTTTTAATCTACCTTACTTTTTTCAGAAAGAATAAAACTACTATTCAATTAATTACAGCGATGTTATTTGGGTTGTGCTTTTACTATTTTACAGCCACAACAGTACATCCTTGGTATTTAGCAACTCCGTTAATTTTGTGTGTTTTTACCAACTATAAATTCCCTGTCATTTGGTCTTTGGTTATTATTTTAACCTATCAGGCGTATGCAAATAATCCTTGGAAAGAGAACTTATGGTTTGTTTTTATTGAGTATTTAATACTGTTTACTTTTTTAATTTATGAAGTTTTTCATCAACATAGAATGAAGAAATTGTAA
- a CDS encoding 4Fe-4S dicluster domain-containing protein, whose translation MKLIKQSGLVIFLLGLAFFIGIIFTGSFSLKQTDLDTFLKEQNYKSTVIKGALEKAVITKEDLNIFEFSSRVTKAYASSNNYYDNLIQKYDEEKNWEKKGEQFQYKISGKPHSLSFTLAKKAGKGFAADNTGFMWFLTFGLGIIGALLFIIPDVVLLGKPGIKNDGIFLNAATNRGWIGWFAFLFLVTFYILLYFYPDFIVNWVYLVDPISKSISGNPASQWFLYGFLYCTVMTVMAVRMYIKYRHNKYHILRTTSVLFFQIVFAFLIPEILVRFEKPWYDFKNAFPLDYDFFFKWNLEELLDSGSFGLFVLVWGIILTIVVVPVMVYFFGKRWYCSWVCGCGGLAETLGDPYRQLSSKTLLSWKFERIIVHSVLVFVLVMTGFALYTFFSEESQILGIQTQTIQDIYGFLIGAIFAGVIGTGFYPIFGNRVWCRFGCPLAAYLGFIQRFKSKFRITTNGGQCISCGNCSTYCEMGIDVRAYAQKGENIVRSSCVGCGVCSAVCPRGVLKLENGPEEGRINPTDVLLGNDVDLMAFVNKK comes from the coding sequence TTGAAACTCATAAAACAATCAGGTCTCGTCATTTTTTTATTAGGATTGGCCTTCTTTATAGGAATTATTTTTACAGGTTCTTTCAGTCTAAAACAAACAGATCTAGATACTTTTTTAAAAGAACAAAATTATAAAAGTACGGTTATAAAAGGCGCATTAGAAAAAGCTGTGATAACAAAAGAAGACTTAAATATTTTTGAATTTTCTAGCAGAGTTACAAAAGCATACGCATCTTCTAATAATTATTATGACAATCTAATTCAGAAATATGACGAAGAAAAAAACTGGGAGAAAAAAGGAGAACAATTCCAGTATAAAATCTCTGGTAAACCTCATAGTTTAAGTTTTACGCTTGCTAAAAAAGCAGGTAAAGGTTTTGCGGCAGACAACACAGGTTTCATGTGGTTTTTAACTTTTGGTTTGGGTATTATTGGTGCACTTCTATTTATAATACCAGATGTAGTTTTATTAGGAAAACCAGGAATAAAAAATGATGGAATTTTTCTAAACGCAGCAACAAATCGAGGTTGGATTGGTTGGTTTGCTTTTCTATTTTTAGTTACATTTTACATCTTGCTTTATTTTTATCCAGATTTTATTGTAAACTGGGTGTATTTAGTAGACCCTATCAGCAAATCTATTAGCGGTAATCCTGCAAGTCAATGGTTTCTATATGGTTTTTTATACTGTACAGTAATGACGGTTATGGCCGTGAGAATGTATATAAAATACCGTCATAATAAATATCATATTTTACGAACTACCTCTGTTTTGTTCTTTCAAATTGTATTTGCCTTTTTAATTCCAGAAATTTTAGTTCGTTTCGAAAAGCCTTGGTACGATTTTAAAAATGCGTTTCCTTTAGATTATGATTTTTTCTTCAAATGGAACTTAGAAGAACTACTAGATAGTGGTAGTTTTGGTTTGTTTGTATTAGTTTGGGGAATTATTTTAACAATTGTTGTAGTACCCGTAATGGTATATTTCTTCGGGAAAAGATGGTATTGTTCTTGGGTTTGTGGTTGTGGTGGTTTGGCAGAAACTTTAGGAGACCCTTACAGACAACTCTCTAGTAAAACCTTACTTTCTTGGAAATTCGAACGTATTATTGTGCACTCTGTGTTGGTTTTTGTGTTGGTAATGACAGGTTTTGCTTTATATACTTTCTTTTCTGAAGAAAGTCAAATTTTAGGCATTCAAACACAAACCATTCAAGACATTTATGGTTTTCTAATCGGGGCTATTTTTGCAGGTGTTATTGGTACAGGGTTTTATCCAATTTTCGGAAACAGAGTTTGGTGTCGTTTCGGTTGCCCATTAGCGGCATATTTAGGTTTTATACAACGTTTTAAATCAAAATTTAGAATTACAACAAATGGCGGACAATGTATTTCTTGTGGAAATTGTTCTACCTATTGCGAAATGGGAATTGATGTAAGAGCCTATGCACAAAAAGGTGAAAATATTGTACGTTCTAGTTGTGTTGGTTGTGGTGTTTGTTCTGCAGTTTGCCCAAGAGGGGTTTTAAAATTAGAAAATGGACCAGAAGAAGGTAGAATAAATCCTACTGACGTTTTATTGGGGAATGATGTTGATTTAATGGCGTTTGTTAATAAAAAATAG
- a CDS encoding GH3 auxin-responsive promoter family protein, with translation MAFQIINSIISWFLKKRKHQIELFLKYPIDVQNELLIKLLNTAKNTELGKENNFSSIKNHKDFAANVPIQKYETFEPLIERCRKGEQNLFWPSEIKWFAKSSGTTNAKSKFIPVSDDALEYCHMKAGKDMLCNYINNNPKTQLFTGKGLRLGGSSEVYQDNGSHFGDLSAIIIENMPFWADFSSAPSQEVALMSDWETKMDAIIDETINENITSLAGVPSWMLVLLNRVLERTGKENILEVWPNLEVYFHGGVNFNPYREQYKKIIPKATFKYYEIYNASEGFFAIQDRNHSKELLLMLDYGIFYEFIPMSEYHGEDSKTITLADVKKDTDYALIITTNGGLWRYLIGDTIRFTSLEPYRIKITGRTKHYINVFGEELNIENVEDALKLACEKASAAISDYTVGPIFMQGKEKGGHEWIIEFSKKPNSMGYFSEVLDNALKSINSDYEAKRYLNITLMAPKVHLAKEGLFYSWLKKKNKLGGQHKVPRLSNSREFVEELLTL, from the coding sequence ATGGCTTTTCAGATTATCAATTCTATAATTTCTTGGTTTTTGAAGAAACGAAAACATCAAATTGAGTTATTTTTAAAATACCCAATAGATGTACAAAACGAGTTACTTATAAAATTATTAAACACTGCTAAAAACACCGAATTAGGAAAAGAAAATAATTTTTCGAGCATAAAAAACCATAAAGATTTTGCTGCAAATGTTCCCATTCAGAAATATGAAACTTTCGAACCTTTAATTGAACGCTGTCGAAAAGGGGAGCAAAATTTATTTTGGCCTTCAGAAATAAAATGGTTTGCAAAATCTAGTGGAACAACAAATGCAAAAAGTAAATTTATTCCTGTTTCTGATGATGCTTTAGAATATTGCCATATGAAAGCGGGTAAAGACATGTTGTGTAATTACATTAATAACAACCCAAAAACACAATTATTTACAGGTAAAGGGTTGCGATTGGGTGGTAGTTCGGAAGTCTACCAGGACAATGGTTCTCACTTTGGCGATTTATCTGCAATTATTATTGAAAACATGCCTTTTTGGGCAGACTTTAGCTCTGCTCCTAGTCAAGAAGTTGCTTTAATGAGCGATTGGGAAACCAAAATGGATGCAATTATTGATGAAACCATTAACGAAAATATTACAAGTTTAGCGGGCGTACCAAGTTGGATGTTGGTGTTGCTAAATCGTGTTTTAGAAAGAACAGGAAAAGAAAACATTCTAGAAGTTTGGCCAAATTTAGAAGTGTATTTTCATGGAGGCGTAAACTTTAACCCGTATCGAGAACAGTACAAAAAAATTATTCCAAAAGCTACTTTTAAATACTACGAAATTTACAATGCTTCGGAAGGTTTTTTCGCGATTCAAGATAGAAACCATTCTAAAGAATTGTTATTAATGTTAGATTACGGAATTTTCTATGAGTTTATTCCAATGAGCGAATATCATGGCGAAGATTCTAAAACAATAACGCTTGCTGATGTTAAAAAGGATACAGATTATGCTTTAATAATTACCACAAATGGCGGATTATGGCGTTATCTAATTGGTGATACCATTCGTTTTACTTCGCTAGAACCTTATCGAATTAAAATTACAGGACGAACAAAACATTATATAAATGTTTTTGGTGAAGAGTTAAATATCGAAAACGTAGAAGATGCATTAAAACTTGCTTGTGAAAAAGCTTCTGCTGCAATTTCAGATTATACCGTTGGCCCTATTTTTATGCAAGGAAAAGAAAAAGGAGGACATGAATGGATTATAGAATTCAGTAAAAAACCAAATTCTATGGGGTATTTTTCTGAAGTTTTAGACAATGCATTAAAATCTATAAACTCAGATTATGAAGCTAAACGTTATTTGAATATTACTTTAATGGCGCCAAAAGTACACCTAGCAAAAGAAGGTTTATTTTATAGTTGGTTAAAGAAAAAGAACAAGTTAGGTGGCCAGCATAAAGTACCAAGATTATCTAATTCTAGAGAGTTTGTAGAGGAATTACTAACTTTATAA
- a CDS encoding LacI family DNA-binding transcriptional regulator — protein sequence MKRLTIKDIAKEFSVSISTVSKALNDSYEISVSTKEKIKKYAKENNYKPNFNALSLKNRSTRTIGIIIPNMLNYFFAQVFNGIEKVANEKGYKIISCISNESYTKEVETMEMLSNGSIDGFILSLAEETVLKNDFKHCEEILENGTPIVMFDRVAEPINCDKVITDDFKGASKTVKYLAKSGSKNIAFISTISNLEIGKKRHQGYIKGLEKAGLPINNNLIINILEEDYKKYESILAPIFEANEIDAVIATDESSAIAAMKTAQKRGLKVPENFAVVCFSNGILARHSQPKMTTVSQHGEKMGATAAKLLIDRLENKSEEKEGPKTVIIKTDLVERNSTKKS from the coding sequence ATGAAAAGACTTACCATAAAAGACATTGCTAAAGAATTTAGTGTTTCTATTTCAACGGTTTCTAAAGCCCTTAACGACAGTTATGAAATTAGCGTAAGTACGAAAGAAAAGATAAAAAAATATGCTAAAGAGAACAATTACAAGCCAAATTTTAATGCTTTAAGTTTAAAGAATAGATCTACAAGAACTATTGGAATCATTATTCCTAACATGTTAAACTATTTTTTTGCTCAGGTTTTTAATGGTATTGAAAAAGTAGCCAATGAAAAAGGATATAAAATCATTTCTTGTATTTCTAATGAGTCTTACACAAAAGAAGTAGAAACTATGGAAATGCTTTCTAACGGAAGTATCGATGGCTTTATTCTTTCTTTGGCAGAAGAAACGGTTTTAAAAAACGACTTTAAACATTGTGAAGAAATACTAGAAAACGGCACACCTATAGTAATGTTCGATAGAGTTGCAGAACCTATAAATTGCGACAAAGTAATTACAGATGATTTTAAAGGAGCTTCAAAAACCGTTAAATATTTAGCAAAATCTGGTAGTAAAAATATTGCATTTATTTCTACAATTAGCAATTTAGAAATTGGTAAAAAAAGACATCAAGGGTACATAAAAGGATTAGAGAAAGCAGGTTTACCAATAAATAACAACCTTATCATAAATATTCTAGAAGAAGATTATAAAAAATATGAAAGTATTTTAGCTCCTATTTTTGAAGCAAATGAAATTGATGCTGTTATTGCAACAGATGAATCTTCTGCCATTGCTGCTATGAAAACAGCTCAAAAAAGAGGTTTAAAAGTACCTGAAAATTTTGCTGTAGTCTGTTTTTCTAACGGAATTTTAGCAAGACATTCTCAACCAAAAATGACTACAGTGAGCCAACATGGAGAAAAAATGGGTGCAACTGCGGCTAAGTTGTTAATTGACCGATTAGAAAACAAATCTGAAGAAAAAGAAGGGCCAAAAACGGTAATTATAAAAACTGATTTAGTAGAACGTAACTCGACCAAGAAGTCTTAA